The DNA window CCTACTACATCGACTACCGCAACGCCCGTCCGAAGTTCGTCGAGGCGTTCTGGAACCTGGTCAACTGGGACTTCGTCGCGAAAAACCTCGCGGCCTGACCCTAGCTACCCGGTCGTACCCGATGCCCGCGCTTGCGGGCATCGTCCATTCTGGCAAGCAGAATCCTTCGCACGCGACACAACGGCAGGTTGGCAGAATGCCGTTCTGGCGGCATCATGCGGCGCCGACAAACGGTAGGGGCCGGGATGTGTCGCCGTCGATGCGCAGCGCGCCGCTCGACGTTCCCCTTCGTCAAGAGAAACCATTCGGCCATCAGGGGCCTGCGCCATTCCAACGCCATATGGCCGGCGCCCGAAAGACCGGACAGAGGCTTCAGGGACGTTGACGCTGGTAGCATGCCTACCACTACTTTCATCACTTGCCAGGCGAGCCAGAAGGAAAATCTCTTGAAACAGGAACTGCGCAACAGCCTGTCGAGAAAGCTCTTGCAGATTGTTCTGCTCTCCGCCCTGGCCGTGGGACTTCTGCTCAACTGCGCACAGATCGCCCTGGAAGCGCACAAGACCGCTCAACTGATCGACGCCGATGCCCAGCGCATCCTGCGCATGTCACGCGATCCGTCGACCCAGGCCATCTACAGCCTGGACCGGGACATGGCCACCCAGGTCATCGAGGGCCTGTTCAAGCATGAGTCGATGCAGTCCGGCTCCATCGGCAAGGATGGCGAAGACATGCTCGCGCAGAAACAGCGTCCATTCGCCGAGCTTCCACTGCGCTGGATCACCGACCCGATCCTGGGTCGGCAGCAACAGTTCGCCATCGAACTGGTAGGCCGCCCGCCCCTCAACGAGCACTATGGCGACCTGACCATCGTCCTCGACACCGCCCAGTACGGCCATGACTTCATCAACCGCTCGGTGGTGCTCTTCCTTGCCGGGCTGGCACGCTCGCTGATACTGGCCCTGGTACTGTTCCTGATCTACGAATGGCTGCTGACCCGGCCCCTGACCAACCTGATCGACCACCTGAGCCGGATCGATCCCGACAAGCCCGGCGCGCATAAATTGCCCATGCTGCCCGGACACGAACGCAACGAACTGGGCCTCTGGGTGACGACGGCCAATAACCTGCTCACCGCCATCGAGCGCAACATGCAATTGCGCCACGCCGCCGAGCACAACCTGCAGCGCATGGGCAGCTACGACTACCTCACCGGCCTGCCGAACCGGCAACGCTTGCAGCAATCCCTCGCCCAGACCCTGGAGGAAGCCCGCGACCGGCAACACCACGTCGCCGTCCTGTGCCTCGGGGTGGATGACTTCAAGAGCGCCAACGAACAATTCGGCTACCAGAACGGCGACCGCCTGCTGGCGGCGCTGGCCGATCGTCTGCGGCAGCAGGCCAACCGCCAGGGCACGCTGGGGCGGCTGGGCGGCGACCAGTTCGTCCTGATCCTGCCGGAAGTCACCGAACCCTATCAGGCCGCCGAACTGGCGCAGAAGATTCTCGATGACCTGGAAGAGCCGATCGCCATGGACGGGCACTCGGTACGACTGGGTGCCACCATCGGCATCACCCTCTACCCCGAAGATGGCGACACCACCGAGAAACTCCTGCAGAAAGCCGAGCAGACCATGACCCTGGCCAAGAGCCACGCCCATGGCCGCTACCAGTTCTATGTCGCCAGCATCGACAGCGAGATACGCGCACGGCGCGAACTGGAAAAAGCGCTGAGCGAGGCCCTGGACAAGGGCGAATTCCACCTGCTCTACCAACCGCAGTGGGACTACCGGCGTCGGCGCATCACCGGCGTGGAAGCGCTGATCCGCTGGAACCACCCGCAGGGCAAGAACGTCCCGCCGGACCACTTCATCCCCATCGCCGAACAGAACGGCAGCATCATCGAGATCGGCGAGTGGGTACTGGACCAGGCCTGTCGCCAGTTGCACGACTGGCACCAGCAAGGTTTCACGGGCTTACGCATGGCCGTCAACCTGTCCGCCGTGCAGTTGCACCACGCCGCCCTGCCGGACACCATCGACAATCTGCTCACCACTCATCGCCTGCCCGAGGGCACGCTGGAACTCGAAGTGACCGAGACCAGCCTGATGCAGGACATCCAGACGGCGGCCCACAGCCTGCACTGCCTGCGGGCCTGCGGCGCGCTGATCGCCATCGACGACTTCGGCACCGGCTATTCGTCCCTGAACTACCTGAAGAAGCTGCCCGTGGACAAGATCAAGATCGACAAGAGCTTCGTCCAGGACATCAAGTGCGGCGAAGGCGACACCACCATCGTGCGCGCCATCATCCAGTTGGGCCGCAACCTGAACATGCAGGTCATCGCCGAGGGCGTGGAAACCGCCGAACAGGAGGCCTACCTGATCGGCCAGGGCTGCGATGAAGGCCAGGGGTACTACTACAGCAAGCCCCTCCCCGCCGAACGGCTGACCGAACTGTTGCGCCTGCAAGGGCCACAACCTGCCTGAACAGGCACCCGGACTCAGGAATCACCATGACCTCATCGCCCCTGCGCCGTGCCTATTTCGCGCTGATACGCCGTGTACTGCGCCTCTGGGTACGTTCGGAAACCATCCGTCCGGAGTCGACGGAACGACCCTCCGGCAACGCGGCAATCTTCTATGCCCTGCCACGCACCTCGGCCAGCGACCTCGCGGTGCTGGCCGAAGAATGCGAGAAGAACGGCTGGCCAAGCCCACTGGACGCCGTCGACCTGGGCACCCTGCACGAACCGGATGCGGTGTTCTTCCTCGCACCCTCCGCCAGTTGGTTCGGCCGTCGTCGCCGCAGTTCGGCACCGCCGTCGCTGGTACGGCTGGTGAACGCCCTGAGCCAGGGCACTCTGGAGAATGCCGTGATCATCCCGGTCAGCGTGTTCTGGGGGCAATCGCCAGACCGCGAGACCAGCGCCTGGAAGCTGCTGTTCGCCGACTCCTGGGCCGTGACCGGACGCCTGCGCCGCCTGCTGAGCATTCTCATGCTGGGCCGCAAGACCCGTGTGCAATTCTCCGAACCCATCCCGCTCAAGGAGCTGATCGCCCTGAACAAAGGGCACGAACGCACCCTGCGCATGGTGCATCGAATCCTGCGGGTGCATTTCCGCAACCAGAAGGCGGCAGTCATCGGCCCCGACCTGTCGCACCGGCGCACGCTGGTCAAGGGCCTGCTGCACCATGCCCAGGTACGCCAAGCCATCGCCGAGGAAGCCCAGCGCGACGGTATCTCACTGGAGAAAGCCGAGGCCCGCGCCCTGCGCTATGGCAACGAGATCGCCTCGGACTACACCTACACCGCCGTGCGCTTCCTGGAGACCCTGCTGTCGTGGTTCTGGAACCGCATCTACGACGGCATCCGCGTCAACCACGTGGAGAAACTCCAGCAGAGCGTGGCCGGCCACGAGGTGGTCTACGTGCCCTGCCACCGCAGCCATATCGACTACCTGCTGCTGTCCTACCTGCTGTTCCACAACGGCCTGACGCCGCCGCACATCGCCGCCGGGATCAACCTCGACATGCCGGTCATCGGCAGCATGCTGCGTCGTGGCGGCGCCTTCTTCATGCGCCGCTCGTTCAAGGACAAGCCTCTCTACACGGCGGTCTTCAACGAATACCTGCACACGTTGTTCAGCCGTGGTTTCCCGGTGGAGTACTTCATCGAAGGCGGGCGCTCGCGCACCGGGCGCATGTTGCAACCGCGCACCGGCATGCTCGCCATGACCCTGCGCAGCTACCTGCGCTCGTCGCGCCTGCCGATCCTGTTCGTGCCGGTCTATATCGGCTACGAACGGGTACTGGAAGGCCGTACCTACCTGGGCGAACTGCGCGGCGCGAGCAAGAAGAAGGAGTCCATCCTCGATCTGTTCAAAGTCATCGGCGCTCTGCGCCAGCGCTTCGGGCAGGTCTGGGTCAACTTCGGTGAGCCGCTGCCGCTGAACGACTTCCTCGACCAGCAGCAGCCCGGCTGGCGCCAGCAGCCCATGGCCGAGGGCTTCCGCCCGGACTGGCTGAACGAGACCACCCACCGCCTGGCCGCGCGCATCGCCCAGCGGATCAACCAGGCCGCCGCCATCAACCCGGTCAACCTGGTGGCGATCGTCATGCTCTCGACAAGGCGCCTGGCACTGGACGAACACTCCCTGGAACGGACCCTGGACGCCTACCAGGCGCTGTTGCGCGCGGTGCCCTACTCGGACCGGGTCACGCTGCCCGACGGCAACGGCAGCAGCCTGATCGAACAGGTCAGGACCATGCAGTTGCTGGCCGAACAAAACGACGCACTGGGCCGCATCTTCTATCTGGACGAGCCCAATGCGGTCCTGATGACCTACTACCGCAACAACGTGATGCACATCTTCGCCCTGCCCGCGCTGCTGGCCAGCTTCTTCCAGATCAACGCGCGCATCAGCCGCGAGCAGATCCTGCGTTTCAGCCGTGCGCTCTACCCCTACCTGCGCGCAGAGCTGTTCATCCGCTGGGAAGACGAGGAGCTGCCGGAGGTGATCGACCAATGGCTGGCCGCCTTCGTCGCCCAGGGTCTATTGAAACAGGACGAGCAGGCCTATGTGCGCCCGGACCCGAGCTCGCGCGAGTTCGTGCTGCTGACACTGCTGTCCAGGGTCGTGATGCAGACCCTGCAACGCTTCTATATGGTCACCTCGCTGCTGCTCGACCACGGTCAACGAGGGCTGGATGCTGAACAACTGGAAAGCCTCGCCAGCGTGATGGCCCAGCGCCTGTCAGTGCTGCATGGCCTGAACGCACCGGAGTTCTTCGACAAGAGCCTGTTCCGCCAATTCATCGATGGCTTGCGCCAGCAGGGCGTGACCCGTCCTGACCGCAACGGGCGACTGATTCACCAGCGCCGACTCGGCGAGCTGACCGAAGGCGTGGCAAAGCGTGTGCTGCCTGCGGAAATCCGCCTGTCGATCCGCCAGGTCGCCCGCGACCGCACCCACCCCTGACCCGTAGGGTGCGCGACGCGCACCTTTACACCAGCCAGCCACACGCACTCAGCCCACCGACAACACGACCAGCACACCGCCACCCAACAGGATCAGTACGACCCCGGAGGCACGCTCCAGCCAGGGCAGTGCCTGGGCAAAGCGCCGCAACACGACACGGTTGCCAATCGCACAGGCGACCAGCAGGTCCCAGAACAGCACGACGCAGAACATCCAGATGCCATACAGCAGCCGGTGCCCCCCTTCACCCGCACCGCCCAACAGCGCGGCCAGGCTGGTATAGAACAGTGCATTCTTCGGGTTGAGGATGCCCGACAGAAAGCCCATGCCAGCAGCCCGGCACCAGGCCCGTGACGGTGGCAGCGGCAACACCGCACGACCAACCGGCGTCGCCCCCTCCAGCGTGCCGCTGCCCGCATGCCGGATGAACAGCACACCCAGGTAGAGCAGGTAGACACAGCCCGCGAGCTGCAAGGCGACGAACAGCACACTGTCGGCGCTCAAGGCGCTCGTTCCGGTGAAGGCCGCCAGGATGAAGGCACCGTTGGCCAGCGCGATCCCCAGGCAAGCCCCGCTGGCGACCTTCCAGCCCGCAGATATCGACGTTCGTGCCACCAGGAAAAAATCCGGACCGGGCGACAGCAGCGCAAGAAAATGTGCCGCCGCCACCATCAGAAACTGCTCCATCGCCATTCACACTCAAGCCAGTCAGGCGCGAAGTGTGGGCGTTAAGGAGTGGCTCGTATTGAAGGAAATTGCAGCAGGCTCACGGGCTCATCGGCACCGATAAAGCCCCGGCGTGACGCCTGTATGCGCCTTGAAAGCACGCTGGAAATGGGCCTGGTCGGCGAACCCCAGGTGCAGGGCCACCTGGGCCAGCGCCTGCCCACCCTGGAGCAGGTCGCGTGCGACGTTGATGCGCTGGTTGACCTGCCAGGCATGGGGCGTCATCCCCGTGCGGGCACGAAAAGCGCGCAGCAAGCGATAACGGCTCATTCCCGCTGCATCGGCCAACTCATCCAGGGAACGAGCGACCGCCGGCTCCCGCCGCAACAGAGCCAGCACGGCATCGAGGCGCCCGGATTGCCGGACCGAGGCCGACGCATCGATACTCAGCCCGGAAATCCGGTCGCTGTCGCCAATGAACTCGATCAGCGCGGCCTCCTTGTCGGCCACCTCGGCCTGCGAGAACAGCACTGTATTGAGCCGACAGAAATCCGTGTACAGCGCCTTATCGGACAGTATCCGAACGGGCTCACCGCTAGAGGCTTCGTCCTGCAGGTACTCCTGCCGAACCCCACGCAGCCATGCGGCATCCAGGTGCAGCATCTGGTAGCTCCAGGCGGTGTCGGGATCAGGATTGCAGGCATGCACACGCTCGGCCGGTACGAACACCAGGGTCCCGGCCTGCAAGGGCACCGCGACGGAGCCAGCACCGCTGAAACGGCTGCGTCCCTGATCGATCGCGCCGATGGAAAAGGTCGGATGGCTATGCGCCTTGTAGCAGGCGCGGCTATGGCAGGCGCGGCGACTCTCCACATGGGGCATCGCGGGATCGCGCCAGAATCGGGTAGAGGCAGACATGGTCACAATGGTATCAGCAGTTGCCAGGGGCGCGCCGCACGCGGCAAGCTGCAAGGGAAAAACACAGGCACGGCCTCCAGCCAGTGCCCTTGGGCCTGTTCATGATCGCCGCCGACCGCCCTGTCGGCATGCACGGCTACTCCAGGCCGTGAGGCGTTGAACGGGTTCCTATATCCATGAGGAGGTGTCCCATGACGCTACAATCCCATCACAAATTGATGCTACCCAGCGCCGAACAGGCCCTGCCAGGGCGCGCAGAAGCCATCAGCGTGCACAATACCCACGCCGTCACCGGCAATGCCCTGCTGCCACCATTTCCCGAAGGGCTGCAACTGGCGGTCTTCGGCCTTGGCTGCTTCTGGGGCGCGGAGCGGTTGTTCTGGCAGCAAGAGGGGGTCTGGAGCACCGCCGTCGGTTATGCCGGCGGGCACACGCCGAACCCCAGCTACGAAGAAGTCTGCTCCGGCCTGACCGCCCATGCCGAGGTGGTGCAGGTGGTGTTCGACCCACGGCAGATCGACTACCAGAGCCTGCTCAGGACGTTCTGGGAAGCCCACAACCCGACCCAAGGCATGCGCCAGGGCAACGACCAGGGCACCCAGTACCGTTCGGTAATTTTCTACCAAGACAGCGAGCAACAACGGCAGGCCGAAGCCAGCCGGCAGCGCTACCAGGCAGAGCTGTCGAAGGCCGGCCTCGGCGACATCACCACGGAGATCGCCGAGTTGCCTCCCTTCTACTACGCCGAGGACTACCACCAGCAGTACCTGGCGAAAAACCCCAACGGCTACTGCGGCCTGCAAGGCACCGGCCTTTGCTTGCCGCCTGACACCTCACGGCCAGCCTGAACCGGCGTGGCCTTGTAGCCATCACTCCTGGGTTCCCGCCTTCGCGCACTACTGTCCGGCACTCCTTATGCAAGGAATAGCTGTCCCTGTCGTTGCTCGATTTCTTGTTTTTGCGCCTGTCGCTTTCGATAACGCTCAACCTCTATCTCTGGACGCTGTAGCAGTGTTGAGCGCACCTCCACCATAAACATCCACAGGCTCTTCTTTTCACCTGTCACCATCCGGTGAAGGCTCAGTAGCAGGTAGCTGATCAGGGCGCAGAGAATTTGAATGCGTACCGCATTTTCGCTACGCCCCAGAAACTGCTTGATCTTCAAGTGCTGCTTGATCCATTTGAAGAACAATTCGATTCGCCAGCGGCGGCGGTAAAGCTCAGCAATATCCGCCGCTGGGCTCTCTAGGTCGTTGGTCGCCAGGATCAGCGGACGATCATGCTCAGGGCGGTGGACGACGATTCGGCGTAAAGGTTTTTCATAGTGATTGATGCGTTTTCCACCAGGATGCCGGTGGGCAAACCTGACGTACTCATCCTGCAAAATCACGCCTTGTTCTCCGCTGCCAATCTCGCGCGAGGAAAGAACCTTGAGCCCCGCGTTGTACTTGAACCGTGTCACGAAGCGGGCCTTGTTCTCCTCCAGGCGGGCCCACCAGTTGTAATCGCAATAGCCCTTGTCGAATACATAGGTGGCGTAAGGCTCAATCTCCAGGCACTTGCCGACTTCAATATCGTTGACATTGGCGGCACTGAAACGGCAATCCACAGGGGCTGCGCAGTGGTTGGCGTACTGCACATGGACTTTGACCCCCTGAGTTCGGCGTGTTCGATCCGATAACGTCCAGTCGTCAAAGCCTGAGCCCTTCAGGGTGATGGAGGTCGAGTCCAATAGGTACAGCAGCTCTTTTGTGTCCCTGCGTTGTTGCCGACTGGTGCACGCCATCAGGTACTGCGCCGCTTGGGCGAAAACCTCTGGACAGCGTCTCCCATTGGCTTCGGCCAGTGTTGAACGCCTGATCGCAGACGTTCCCAAGTGATAGTGGTGATTGGGCTGGCTATTGAAGCTGGACTCGAGCTCACGCAGGCTGCCGGCCCCAGACAGGTGGGCGTATAGCATCGCAACTAGGTGATCCCAGCTTGTAAAGCGTCGGCTGTGACTGTCCGCGTCTTGCTGAACGACAGCGCGATCAAATACACCACGTGGGAGGGCTTTGAGTAGATCGTGGAACCGGCTTATTCTGAACACCTTGTGAAACCTGCGAGATTGAGTTGGCGCTCTACGGTTTAAGCCGTACTCCCAGGTTTCACAAGCCTTTCAACATCGACCGCAAAATTCGTACCGGACAGTAGTGCGCCTTCGCGGGAACGACAGGTATCTGGGCTTTTTCTCATGGTCGCGTCGGTAGTTGCCGCGGGCCCTGGGTTTCGTGCATGCCCGGAAACGCTACCCGGCACATCGAAGGCATACACCGGAGAGCAGCCCCTCAGGCCTCCAGTGCCTGCGCCGGCCCGAAGAACTCGTAATGGCACTGCGCCTGTGGCACGCCGAGTGCCAGCAAGTGACGCCTGACCGCCGCCATGAAGGGCTGCGGACCGAGGAAATAGGCATCCAGGTCGCGTCCCTGCGGTAGCCAGCTCGCCAGCAACTCGGCACTGATAAAACCCTCGGCATCGGCCTGGTCACCCTCCCTCGGCTCGCTGTAGCAGAAGCGGTGCGTCAAGTTCGGGTTGGCCTCGCTCTCGGTTTCGATCCAGTCGCGGAAGGCATGCACGCCGCCATGGCGGGCACAGTGAATGAAGTGGATCGGCCGGCCGCTCTCTTTCGCCTGCTCAAGCATGGCCAGGGCCGGGGTGATACCGACACCGGCGGTAATCAGCGCCAGTGGCCGGTCGCTGTCGCGCAGGACGAAGTCACCCGCAGGCGGGAATACCTGCAACGTATCGCCCACCTGCACCTGATCATGCAGGTAGCCGGAAACCTTGCCTCCCGCCTCGCGCTTCACACTGATGCGGTAATGCCCGCTATCACCACGGGATGACAGCGAATAGTTGCGGCGCTGCTCGCCCTCTTCGAATGGGACGCTCAGGCCGATGTACTGGCCGGGCTGAAATGCCAGCAACGGCTCGCCATCTGCGGGCGCCAGATAGAACGAGGTGATTTCCTCGCTTTCCCGCTCCTTGCGTACCACGCGAAAATCCCGCGCACCGCGCCAGCCACCGGGCGCCTCGGCGTTGGCGGCGTAAACCGACTCCTCGGCAGCGATCAGCAGGTCAGCCAGTTGCCCATAGGCGGCGGCCCAGGCGTCGATGATCGCATCGGTGGCCACCTCCTCGCCCAGCACTTCGCGGATCGCCCGCAGCAGGCAACTGCCGACGATCGGATAATGCTCCGGCAGGATCTGCAGCGAGACATGCTTGTTGACGATCTGCCCGACCAGCGGCCCCAGCGCTTCCAGGCGCTCGATATTGCGTGCATACATCAGCACCGCGTTGGCCAGCGCGCGCTGCTGATGACCGCTGCCCTGGTTGGCCTGGTTGAACAGTGGCAGCACCTGCGGATAATCGCGGAACATCACTTGATAGAAGTGGCGAGTCAGCGCCTCGCCGCCAGTCTCGAGCAGCGGCACCGTGGCCTTGATCAGATGGATATGTTCGGTGGAAAGCATGGGAACTCCTGGCACGTCTGGGCATGGATGTCTGCCATATCGAGTTGGCAGTATCTCCAGACCAATCAGCTTTCATGCCATATAAATTTCCCTTTATTTTCATAAAGATATAAATTCAAAAGTCTTTATGACTACAGAGTCTCGATGACTCAATGCGGTCCATATGACAGCAAACGTGCAACTGTCCACCTTTATCCCACTGATCGCCGATCTTGCCCGCGAGGTACCCGAGCAGGAACGCTATCACCGCCTGCTACAAGCCCTGCAGCAGCTCCTGCCGTGCGAAGCGGTGGCCCTGCTGCGCCTGGATGGGGATTACCTGGTACCACTGGCGGTGATCGGGCTCACCACCGACACCCTGGGCCGGCGCTTCAAGGTTGACGAGCATCCGCGCTTCCAGCGCCTGCTGGCCAGCCGCGAGCCGACCCGCTTCCCCGCTGACAGCGAACTGCCCGACCCTTATGACGGCCTGATCGAAGGCCAGGCCAGGCATCTGGAGGTGCACGATTGCCTGGGCTGCCCGCTCTACCTGCAGGACCGTCTCTGGGGCCTGCTGACCCTCGACACGCTGGAGCCGGAGCGCTTCGGCCAGATCGACCTGGACAGCCTGGCCACCTTCGCCGGGCTGACCGCAGCCACCGTAATGGCCGGCGAGCGCATCAGCCTGCTGAACCGTCGTGTCGAGGATGAGCGCCACCTGGCCGAAGCCTACCGTCAGGCGGCCGGTCGCCAGCCACGCGAGCTGATCGGACAGAGCCCTGCACAACGCAAGCTGCTGGAAGAAATCACCCTGGTCGGCGACAGCCAGTTGACCGTGCTGATCAGCGGCGAGACGGGCGTCGGCAAGGAGTTGGTGGCCGAAGCCATCCATGCCGCCTCGTCACGCGCGCGCCGCCCGCTGATCACCATCAACTGCGCCGCCTTGCCGGAATCCCTGGTGGAAAGCGAATTGTTCGGCCATGTGCGCGGCGCCTTTTCCGGCGCGCTCAGCGAACGCAGCGGCAAGTTCGAACTGGCGGACAAGGGCACGCTGTTCCTCGATGAAGTCGGCGAACTGCCGCTGGCGGCACAGGCCAAGTTACTGCGCGTCCTGCAGAGCGGCCAGTTGCAGCGGGTCGGCTCTGATCGCGAACACCTTGTCGATGTGCGGGTACTGGCCGCGACCAACCGCAACCTGGCGGACGAAGTCCGTGCAGGGCGATTTCGCGCCGATCTCTACCATCGCCTGAGCGTCTACCCGTTGCCGGTCCCTGCACTGCGCGAGCGTGGCCGGGACGTACTGCTGCTGGCCGGCTATTTCCTCGAACAGAACCGTGCCCGCATGGGGCTGCGTGGCCTGCGTCTCGACAGCACGGCGCAGAAGGCCCTGCTGGCCTACGACTGGCCCGGCAACGTGCGGGAGCTGGAACACTTGCTCGGGCGCGCCGCCCTCCGTTCACAGGCGCATCACCCCCAGCGCCAGCGCATCCTTACCATCGAAGCCCAGGCGCTCGACCTGCCGGGGGCGACACGCGGCATGAAACACACGGATCAACCCGACATCGAGTACGACGGCCTCCCCCTGCGCGAGGCGGTCGACCGCTTCCAGTCCCAGGTGATCGGCGAAGCACTGGAGCGTCATCAGTACAAATGGGCAGCGGTTGCCCGAGAGCTGGGCGTGGACCGTGCGAACCTGAGCCGGCTGGCCAGGCGCCTGGGGATCATGGTGGAGCGCAGCAGCCGTCGGGAGCATGACTGAGCAGGCCGCAACCCGAGCTATCGGGTTGCGCGACGATCCTTACCGGGCACAAAAAAGAAACCCCGCCGAAGCGGGGTTCTTGCAGACTTGAATCCTGACATCCCTGATCAAACGCCATCCTGGCGTCATTCCCTGATCATCCTTTTCTTCCCTTGCCGCTTCCTGCGTCACGTCCATGTGCGAGCAGATTAGCCCTGCTGGCCAAAGGCCGATAGTGGCAATTGGCACTGCAGCATGTAAGCCATTGCTTACATGACACCTGCTCAGAACTGTTCTTCGTCCAGAAGATAGAGCGACTCGCTGCCGGCCTTGACACTGGCGAGCAGCGAGCGCGTACGCGGCAACAGGCGTGCGAAGTAGAAACGCGCCGTGCCCAGTTTGGCGACGTGGAAGTCGCTCTGCGGCTGGCGCAAGGCCGCCACGGCCATGCGTGCCCACATATAGCCATAGCCGACGTAGCCGAAGGCATGCAGGTACTCCACACAGGCGGCGCCGACTTCCTGGGGTCGCTGACGCGCCTGTTCGATCAGCCAGTCGGTCGCCTCATCCAGTTCGCCCAGGGCAGTCAGCAGCGGCTCGCTGAATGCCTGCACACCCGCACCGGCATCGGCGCAGAACGCTCGCACGTCATCGGAAAAGGCCCGGTACAACTCGCCACCATTGCTGACCACCTTGCGCCCCAGCAGGTCCAGTGCCTGGATGCCATTGGTGCCTTCGTAGATCTGCGTGATACGGCAATCGCGCACCAGTTGCTCCTGCCCCCATTCGCGGATATAGCCATGCCCGCCGAACACCTGCTGGCCATGCACGGTGGTTTCCAGCCCCATATCGGTCAGGAAAGCCTTGGCCACCGGCGTCAGCAGCGCCACCTGGCCTTCGGCCCGCTGCCGGGCCTGCTCGTCCTCGCTGAACTTGGCGATGTCGAGTTGCAGCGCGACATGGCTGGAGAAAGCCCGGCCACCCTCGTTCAGCGCTTTCATGGTCAACAGCATGCGCCGCACGTCCGGGTGCACGATGATCGGATCGGCGATCTGCTCCGGCGCAATTGCACCGCCAGGCGCGCGACTCTGCAGGCGTTCACGGGCGTAGGCGACGGCACTCTGGTAGGAACGCTCGCCAGTGGCCAGCCCCTGGATACCGACACCCAGGCGCTCGTAGTTCATCATGGTGAACATCGCCGCCAGCCCCTTGTTCGGCTCGCCGACCAGCCAGCCACTGGCGCCATCGAAGTTCATCACGCAAGTGGCCGATGCCTTGATGCCCATCTTGTGCTCCAGCGACCCGCAGGACACCGCATTGCGCTCGCCCAGCGCACCGTCGTCGTCCACCAGCACCTTGGGGACCAGGAACAGCGAGATGCCTTTCGAACCGGCCGGCGCATCCGGCAGCTTGGCCAGCACCAGGTGAATGATGTTCTCGGTCAGGTCGTGTTCGCCGCCGGTGATGAATATCTTGGTACCGGTGATGCTGTAGCTGCCGTCTGCGCGTGGCTCGGCGCGGGTGCGGATCAGCCCCAGGTCGGTGCCGGCGTGGGGCTCTGTCAGGCACATGGAGCCGGCCCAGGTCCCGGCGTAGAGGTT is part of the Pseudomonas sp. ABC1 genome and encodes:
- a CDS encoding bifunctional diguanylate cyclase/phosphodiesterase, which codes for MKQELRNSLSRKLLQIVLLSALAVGLLLNCAQIALEAHKTAQLIDADAQRILRMSRDPSTQAIYSLDRDMATQVIEGLFKHESMQSGSIGKDGEDMLAQKQRPFAELPLRWITDPILGRQQQFAIELVGRPPLNEHYGDLTIVLDTAQYGHDFINRSVVLFLAGLARSLILALVLFLIYEWLLTRPLTNLIDHLSRIDPDKPGAHKLPMLPGHERNELGLWVTTANNLLTAIERNMQLRHAAEHNLQRMGSYDYLTGLPNRQRLQQSLAQTLEEARDRQHHVAVLCLGVDDFKSANEQFGYQNGDRLLAALADRLRQQANRQGTLGRLGGDQFVLILPEVTEPYQAAELAQKILDDLEEPIAMDGHSVRLGATIGITLYPEDGDTTEKLLQKAEQTMTLAKSHAHGRYQFYVASIDSEIRARRELEKALSEALDKGEFHLLYQPQWDYRRRRITGVEALIRWNHPQGKNVPPDHFIPIAEQNGSIIEIGEWVLDQACRQLHDWHQQGFTGLRMAVNLSAVQLHHAALPDTIDNLLTTHRLPEGTLELEVTETSLMQDIQTAAHSLHCLRACGALIAIDDFGTGYSSLNYLKKLPVDKIKIDKSFVQDIKCGEGDTTIVRAIIQLGRNLNMQVIAEGVETAEQEAYLIGQGCDEGQGYYYSKPLPAERLTELLRLQGPQPA
- the plsB gene encoding glycerol-3-phosphate 1-O-acyltransferase PlsB gives rise to the protein MTSSPLRRAYFALIRRVLRLWVRSETIRPESTERPSGNAAIFYALPRTSASDLAVLAEECEKNGWPSPLDAVDLGTLHEPDAVFFLAPSASWFGRRRRSSAPPSLVRLVNALSQGTLENAVIIPVSVFWGQSPDRETSAWKLLFADSWAVTGRLRRLLSILMLGRKTRVQFSEPIPLKELIALNKGHERTLRMVHRILRVHFRNQKAAVIGPDLSHRRTLVKGLLHHAQVRQAIAEEAQRDGISLEKAEARALRYGNEIASDYTYTAVRFLETLLSWFWNRIYDGIRVNHVEKLQQSVAGHEVVYVPCHRSHIDYLLLSYLLFHNGLTPPHIAAGINLDMPVIGSMLRRGGAFFMRRSFKDKPLYTAVFNEYLHTLFSRGFPVEYFIEGGRSRTGRMLQPRTGMLAMTLRSYLRSSRLPILFVPVYIGYERVLEGRTYLGELRGASKKKESILDLFKVIGALRQRFGQVWVNFGEPLPLNDFLDQQQPGWRQQPMAEGFRPDWLNETTHRLAARIAQRINQAAAINPVNLVAIVMLSTRRLALDEHSLERTLDAYQALLRAVPYSDRVTLPDGNGSSLIEQVRTMQLLAEQNDALGRIFYLDEPNAVLMTYYRNNVMHIFALPALLASFFQINARISREQILRFSRALYPYLRAELFIRWEDEELPEVIDQWLAAFVAQGLLKQDEQAYVRPDPSSREFVLLTLLSRVVMQTLQRFYMVTSLLLDHGQRGLDAEQLESLASVMAQRLSVLHGLNAPEFFDKSLFRQFIDGLRQQGVTRPDRNGRLIHQRRLGELTEGVAKRVLPAEIRLSIRQVARDRTHP
- a CDS encoding LysE family translocator, whose amino-acid sequence is MEQFLMVAAAHFLALLSPGPDFFLVARTSISAGWKVASGACLGIALANGAFILAAFTGTSALSADSVLFVALQLAGCVYLLYLGVLFIRHAGSGTLEGATPVGRAVLPLPPSRAWCRAAGMGFLSGILNPKNALFYTSLAALLGGAGEGGHRLLYGIWMFCVVLFWDLLVACAIGNRVVLRRFAQALPWLERASGVVLILLGGGVLVVLSVG
- a CDS encoding AraC family transcriptional regulator, which gives rise to MSASTRFWRDPAMPHVESRRACHSRACYKAHSHPTFSIGAIDQGRSRFSGAGSVAVPLQAGTLVFVPAERVHACNPDPDTAWSYQMLHLDAAWLRGVRQEYLQDEASSGEPVRILSDKALYTDFCRLNTVLFSQAEVADKEAALIEFIGDSDRISGLSIDASASVRQSGRLDAVLALLRREPAVARSLDELADAAGMSRYRLLRAFRARTGMTPHAWQVNQRINVARDLLQGGQALAQVALHLGFADQAHFQRAFKAHTGVTPGLYRCR
- the msrA gene encoding peptide-methionine (S)-S-oxide reductase MsrA — encoded protein: MTLQSHHKLMLPSAEQALPGRAEAISVHNTHAVTGNALLPPFPEGLQLAVFGLGCFWGAERLFWQQEGVWSTAVGYAGGHTPNPSYEEVCSGLTAHAEVVQVVFDPRQIDYQSLLRTFWEAHNPTQGMRQGNDQGTQYRSVIFYQDSEQQRQAEASRQRYQAELSKAGLGDITTEIAELPPFYYAEDYHQQYLAKNPNGYCGLQGTGLCLPPDTSRPA